GGTGGAGCGCAACACCACCTACACCGAGTTCGAGGAGATCCTCGAGCGCAAGGATTCGGCGGAGGCCGGCGTGTGAACGAAGGCCGCGGAGTGGGACGCCGCGACGTGTGGCGCCGCAATCCCTGGTTCTGGAGGGCGGTCATCTTCATGGCCGCCCTCTTCGCGTTGAGTTCGGTTCCCGACCACGGACCCGAGGCCGAAGGCGTCGGTCAGGTCCTGATGCCACCGCCGGCCTGGCACAACTTCGCGCACGTCCCCGCCTACGCCCTCCTCACGTGGCTTTGCTGGCAGGCGCTCGTCACCGCACAGTG
The genomic region above belongs to Candidatus Krumholzibacteriia bacterium and contains:
- a CDS encoding VanZ family protein; translated protein: MNEGRGVGRRDVWRRNPWFWRAVIFMAALFALSSVPDHGPEAEGVGQVLMPPPAWHNFAHVPAYALLTWLCWQALVTAQWRGATALWTAVGIAFAYGVLDEVHQYFVPGRFLSGTDTALNAAGCLLAVVIIVVRGRIRGRSA